Part of the Cydia pomonella isolate Wapato2018A chromosome 20, ilCydPomo1, whole genome shotgun sequence genome is shown below.
tgcaaaattgtaatagcaagcaaaatataaaatgagtaaaacttggaaaccacaaataaaatgactcgtattataattgaatatgaaggtacaaaaatttggcttttatagaatttatcaataaccacgggaacatagcgtaataaagtacacccgccattctgactgtcaggatggcgggtgtactgtttattggtgataactttaagtaccgtgaggtacaattttttttaatggaggtactaaatagtaccaattaggtacaaaaatatggtatggttttcatttaattttatttaggtacacccgccattctgacacTCACGAAACTGACACAAAGTTGATATTCGCGAGTAATACTCTTATTTAAGACGCGTGCGGCATTGTGGCGCCTACTGGAGCGAATGGAGTGTGGTGGGGTCCGTACCCCGCGCGGTCACTTGTTTTCGTAGACAGCTTATTGTTGCTTATAAATAAATGCTATCTTCTCATTACCGGTAATATAAGGTCTGTGATATCTCTATACCACCAAGCCACTAAGGTTTTAGATGTACTTACTACACAGTCAAAAAGTCCACTTATCTAGTTctttaatacttataaatataatctCCTATGAAAACGATGCCTATATTCCGGCTGTTGACGCCGTAGGCGTGTGCACCGACAGCAAACCAGCCTCGTCCTTCGTACACCACACCATCACTGCCTATTGCAAAGTTGCAGcaaaataatctttaaaatgTAGTAACGAATATCTTAACAAATACGATATTTCTTTACCACACTATATCGTGTCTCATGTACAGTTCGAGCCAAAAAACCTTGGGTTCAGGGCCTAAGTAAGCAAAATGGTGTTGCTTCGGTTAAGTATCTGGCAAGGAGGCGTGGGGAGCAGAGCAAGGAGGCGTGGGGAGCAGAGCAAGTAGGGTAGGGTGAGATTTCACTTCCTCGATAATCGTGATATATATGTTTCTCGAAATGTCTTGTCACGCTATTGGGCAATTTTTTTGCCagatttgaatattataatgaAGATACAAAAACGAATTTTCCGGGTGAAGACGCTCGGGCCGTGGGGACGAGGGCACACAGCATTTATAAAGTAagtaaacctaacctaacgctTTATTGACTTATCTAGTGACCATGAATGGTGGGGCAAGCGGATGTCCTTTGCCGAATAGGTTACGGGTTCATCACTTTACATAATTGTTTTAGGAAAACAGTAGTTTAAGGAAGTTAAAAAGCGCTCTTCAAAGTTCCGCCTAGTTTTCCATATTGTTCGAAAATGTACTCTACTTGACAGTATCAATACGTACTTGTATCCAATGTCACTCCATTTCTGGTCGTCCTGATGGTAAGTCTGTATATCCCGCATGGCGCTCTTGCAATGTTCGGCGGTGAAACATG
Proteins encoded:
- the LOC133529321 gene encoding peptidoglycan-recognition protein LB-like, giving the protein MAGYIVVCLFGCQHFEFATKPATSVDRLSLPVPYVTINYTYIPAACFTAEHCKSAMRDIQTYHQDDQKWSDIGYKLFCCNFAIGSDGVVYEGRGWFAVGAHAYGVNSRNIGIVFIGDYIYKY